One Glycine max cultivar Williams 82 chromosome 3, Glycine_max_v4.0, whole genome shotgun sequence DNA window includes the following coding sequences:
- the LOC100499821 gene encoding ACT domain-containing protein: MDSRRRSKKAAMQRKLQQLRSVTNSSAVNKASIIVDATRYIEELKQKVDGLNSELGTAESSISQDELPMVTVETLERGFLINVFSERNCPGMLAAILDAFEELGLDVLDARVSCEDTFQLEAVGGESQENESIDAQVVKQAVLQAIQNMD; the protein is encoded by the exons ATGGATTCTAGGCGGCGTAGTAAAAAAGCAGCTATGCAACGCAAGTTGCAACAACTTCGATCGGTTACAAATTCCAGTGCT GTGAACAAAGCCTCAATTATTGTGGATGCCACCAGATACATAGAGGAGCTGAAGCAAAAAGTTGATGGGTTGAACTCAGAGCTTGGAACTGCTGAATCATCCATCTCCCAAGACGAACTTCCCATG GTCACCGTAGAAACCCTAGAAAGGGGATTCCTCATTAATGTGTTTTCAGAAAGGAATTGCCCCGGTATGCTTGCGGCAATACTCGACGCCTTTGAAGAACTGGGACTTGATGTGCTTGATGCTAGGGTTTCTTGCGAAGACACCTTCCAGCTTGAAGCTGTCGGAGGAGAA AGTCAAGAGAATGAAAGCATCGACGCGCAAGTAGTGAAGCAAGCAGTGCTTCAAGCAATCCAAAACATGGATTAG
- the LOC100817318 gene encoding non-specific lipid-transfer protein 3-like precursor translates to MMTSFKVACVVAMMCMVVAMSVTPMAQAAITCGQVAGDVSPCLSYLRSGGKPSDACCNGVKSLSGAAKTTADRQAACNCLKNLANNMGQSLNAGNAASLPGKCGVNIPYKISTSTNCATIKF, encoded by the exons ATGATGACTAGCTTTAAGGTTGCATGTGTGGTTGCGATGATGTGCATGGTTGTGGCCATGAGTGTTACACCCATGGCACAGGCCGCAATCACGTGCGGGCAGGTCGCCGGCGACGTGTCTCCGTGCCTCAGTTATCTTCGAAGCGGCGGAAAACCATCGGACGCCTGCTGCAACGGAGTGAAGTCACTCAGCGGTGCGGCAAAGACCACCGCCGACCGCCAGGCAGCGTGCAATTGCCTGAAAAACCTTGCCAATAATATGGGACAGAGTTTGAATGCCGGCAACGCAGCCTCTCTCCCTGGCAAATGTGGCGTCAACATCCCTTACAAGATCAGCACCTCCACCAACTGCGCCAC CATCAAGTTCTGA
- the LOC102669427 gene encoding vegetative cell wall protein gp1-like translates to MSSGGADPPQPPSHDSSGKGTTAKKKRYMVRLLPPRGSLPSSTPFPSFEFMSVRPPDVAPTPSPPLTEVRPFLFHVNARGPSSAHASTPSPSLVNARGSSPIPTSTPSPSLVVVNVPIDEDATNLAMEDPPP, encoded by the coding sequence ATGTCATCAGGTGGTGCTGACCCTCCCCAACCCCCATCACATGATTCCAGTGGGAAAGGGACAACTGCGAAGAAAAAACGATATATGGTTAGACTATTACCACCTCGAGGTAGTCTGCCATCATCTACCCCATTCCCGTCTTTTGAGTTTATGTCAGTTAGGCCTCCTGATGTTGCACCTACACCATCTCCACCTCTGACTGAAGTTAGAccatttttatttcatgttaaTGCACGTGGACCATCCTCAGCACATGCATCCACACCATCTCCATCCTTGGTTAATGCACGTGGATCGTCCCCAATACCTACATCCACACCTTCCCCATCCCTAGTTGTAGTCAATGTGCCTATAGATGAAGATGCTACAAATTTGGCGATGGAAGACCCCCCCCCTTAA